Proteins encoded together in one Chloroflexota bacterium window:
- a CDS encoding VgrG-related protein, whose protein sequence is MSNPYAIKLNLKLGGQDLPEVDKQDIVEIVVDTDLNQPNMFSLLFDDPELKWVDNTSLKLGAEIEISFDRAPVMKGEISSLEPAYTAQGHTTLLVRGYDKSHRLYRGTQTRAFLKVSDSDIVSKLAKEVGLSATVKATKPVRDYVLQYGQNNMQFLRMLAARNGYVVYSDGQKLFFQPPVALSTAQVELEHGKDLLDFRPRASGVDTAPDKVTYYGWDVKKKEAIVGQAGKTNTTTAIGLGDGANELKKAFGSNAHTASPVVVDMNDAQTRATAHASAAGAEFLQAEGTCVASANLVAGKVVKIKGVGTRFGGNYLATSVRHVLNAGNWLTSFGATGYAPGTLRALLAPETEPTALSGVAPAIVTNNNDPEKMARVKVKFPWMPGGNIESDWLRVVSLMAGADRGMLFIPEVNDEVLVAAEFGDWARAYVVGSVWNGKDAPPLQVSAYQKNGKVIQRVIKTTSGHTILLDDSDDAPKISIIDKTTRNKIVIDSKNNSMEIACDKDLKITAKGKIDIEAAQDVTIKGMNMKMEANSNFNVDAKANVGLKATANLSAEATAQLSLKGTAQASLEGTGGVKVTSPAIAQIQGSLVKIN, encoded by the coding sequence CACTTAAACTGGGTGCCGAAATCGAAATCAGCTTTGACCGCGCTCCGGTCATGAAAGGCGAGATCTCCAGCCTGGAACCGGCATATACCGCGCAGGGTCATACGACGCTGCTCGTCCGGGGCTATGACAAGAGCCATCGCCTCTACCGCGGCACGCAGACGCGCGCATTTCTGAAGGTGTCTGACAGCGATATCGTGAGCAAGCTCGCCAAGGAAGTCGGGCTCAGCGCCACCGTCAAGGCCACCAAGCCGGTGCGTGACTATGTGCTTCAGTACGGGCAGAACAATATGCAGTTCCTGCGCATGCTGGCCGCGCGCAACGGCTATGTTGTCTACAGTGACGGCCAAAAACTGTTCTTCCAGCCGCCGGTGGCGCTGTCGACCGCTCAGGTGGAACTAGAGCACGGGAAGGATTTGTTGGACTTCCGCCCTCGCGCTTCCGGTGTCGACACCGCGCCCGACAAGGTCACGTACTACGGTTGGGACGTCAAGAAGAAGGAAGCCATCGTCGGCCAGGCCGGCAAAACAAACACGACCACCGCCATTGGACTGGGTGACGGGGCCAACGAGCTTAAGAAGGCGTTCGGCAGCAATGCCCACACGGCATCGCCGGTCGTCGTAGACATGAACGATGCGCAGACACGCGCTACAGCGCATGCCAGCGCCGCGGGAGCCGAATTTCTTCAAGCGGAAGGGACATGCGTGGCCAGCGCGAACCTGGTAGCCGGCAAGGTCGTGAAGATCAAAGGGGTTGGGACGCGGTTCGGCGGAAACTACCTGGCAACTTCCGTCCGGCACGTGCTTAACGCCGGCAACTGGTTGACGTCTTTCGGCGCTACGGGTTATGCGCCGGGCACGCTGCGCGCTTTGCTGGCGCCCGAGACGGAGCCAACCGCCCTTTCCGGAGTCGCCCCCGCGATAGTGACGAACAACAACGATCCGGAGAAAATGGCGCGCGTCAAGGTCAAGTTCCCGTGGATGCCTGGCGGCAATATCGAAAGCGACTGGTTGCGCGTGGTGTCGCTCATGGCTGGCGCCGATCGCGGCATGCTGTTCATACCCGAAGTCAATGACGAGGTGCTCGTTGCCGCGGAGTTTGGCGACTGGGCCAGGGCGTACGTTGTCGGCAGCGTATGGAATGGCAAAGACGCGCCGCCGCTTCAGGTGAGCGCGTACCAGAAGAACGGCAAGGTCATACAGCGCGTCATCAAGACGACATCGGGGCATACGATCCTGCTTGACGATTCTGACGACGCGCCCAAGATCAGCATCATCGATAAGACGACCAGGAACAAGATTGTCATCGACTCAAAAAACAACTCGATGGAGATCGCCTGCGACAAGGATCTGAAAATCACCGCCAAGGGCAAGATCGATATCGAGGCGGCGCAGGATGTGACAATCAAGGGCATGAACATGAAGATGGAAGCCAATTCCAACTTCAACGTGGACGCCAAGGCGAACGTCGGGCTAAAGGCCACGGCCAATTTGTCGGCCGAGGCGACCGCGCAATTGAGTCTCAAAGGCACCGCGCAGGCAAGCCTGGAAGGCACCGGCGGCGTCAAGGTAACCAGCCCGGCCATCGCGCAAATCCAGGGTTCGCTGGTCAAAATCAACTAG
- a CDS encoding GPW/gp25 family protein yields the protein MKPEQRDRQFIGTGWAFPVQFSPRGRIALATGPHDVEQSIRIVLGTVPGERVMRPEFGCRAWELLFAPRNPATEGLLMAYIEQALGRWEPRIDVLSVEISDDLQNDGALIAEIRYEIKATHDERSIVYPFYILNEEEA from the coding sequence ATGAAACCAGAGCAACGCGACAGACAATTCATCGGCACCGGCTGGGCGTTTCCGGTGCAGTTCAGCCCGCGCGGGCGCATCGCACTGGCCACCGGTCCGCACGACGTCGAGCAGTCGATTCGGATCGTTCTCGGCACCGTGCCCGGCGAGCGCGTCATGCGTCCCGAGTTCGGCTGCCGCGCCTGGGAACTGCTGTTCGCGCCGCGCAACCCGGCCACCGAAGGCCTGCTGATGGCGTATATCGAGCAGGCGCTGGGGCGCTGGGAACCGCGCATCGACGTGCTTAGCGTGGAGATCTCGGACGACCTGCAGAATGACGGCGCGCTGATCGCGGAAATTCGCTACGAGATCAAAGCCACTCACGACGAGCGCAGCATCGTGTATCCGTTCTACATCCTGAACGAAGAGGAAGCCTAA
- a CDS encoding PAAR domain-containing protein — MPPAARMGDTTAHGGSIVLGAPTVLIGGQPAARVGDMHVCPMVTPGVPPIPHVGGPILPPGSPTVLIAGQPAARMGDMAVCVGPPDSIVMGCPTVMIGP, encoded by the coding sequence ATGCCACCTGCTGCCCGCATGGGCGACACCACCGCACACGGCGGCTCAATCGTACTGGGCGCGCCAACCGTCTTGATTGGCGGTCAACCGGCCGCGCGCGTCGGCGACATGCATGTCTGCCCGATGGTGACGCCGGGCGTGCCGCCGATCCCGCATGTCGGCGGCCCGATCCTGCCGCCGGGCAGCCCAACCGTGCTGATCGCCGGGCAACCGGCCGCGCGCATGGGCGACATGGCGGTCTGCGTGGGGCCGCCCGACTCCATAGTCATGGGTTGTCCGACCGTAATGATCGGGCCGTAA